The following proteins are co-located in the Pyxicephalus adspersus chromosome Z, UCB_Pads_2.0, whole genome shotgun sequence genome:
- the OGT gene encoding UDP-N-acetylglucosamine--peptide N-acetylglucosaminyltransferase 110 kDa subunit isoform X5, translated as MAASVGSVADSTGLAELAHREYQAGDFEAAERHCMQLWRQEPDNTGVLLLLSSIHFQCRRLDRSAHFSTLAIKQNPLLAEAYSNLGNVYKERGQLQEAIEHYRHALRLKPDFIDGYINLAAALVAAGDMEGAVQAYVSALQYNPDLYCVRSDLGNLLKALGRLEEAKACYLKAIETQPNFAVAWSNLGCVFNAQGEIWLAIHHFEKAVTLDPNFLDAYINLGNVLKEARIFDRAVAAYLRALSLSPNHAVVHGNLACVYYEQGLIDLAIDTYRRAIELQPHFPDAYCNLANALKEKGSVVDAEECYNTALRLCPTHADSLNNLANIKREQGNIEEAVRLYRKALEVFPEFAAAHSNLASVLQQQGKLQEALMHYKEAIRISPTFADAYSNMGNTLKEMQDVQGALQCYTRAIQINPAFADAHSNLASIHKDSGNIPEAIASYRTALKLKPDFPDAYCNLAHCLQIVCDWTDYDERMKKLVTIVADQLEKNRLPSVHPHHSMLYPLSHSFRKAIAERHGNLCLDKINVLHKPPYEHPKDLKASDGRLRVGYVSSDFGNHPTSHLMQSIPGMHNPDKFEIFCYALSPDDGTNFRVKVMAEANHFVDLSQIPCNGKAADRIHQDGVHILVNMNGYTKGARNELFALRAAPIQAMWLGYPGTSGAPFMDFIITDKETSPIEVAEQYSEKMAYMPNTFFIGDHANMFPHLKKKAVIDFKSNGHIYDNRIVLNGIDLKAFLETLPDVKIVKMKGAEGTDTSDSNSALSMPVIPMNTIAEAVIEMINRGQIQITINGFNISNGLATTQINNKAATGEEVPRTIIVTTRSQYGLPEDAVVYCNFNQLYKIDPPTLQMWANILKRVPNSVLWLLRFPAVGEPNIQQYAQNMGLPQSRIVFSPVAPKEEHVRRGQLADVCLDTPLCNGHTTGMDVLWAGTPMVTMPGDTLASRVAASQLTCLGCPELIAKTRQDYEDIAVKLGTDLEYLKKIRAKVWKQRISSPLFNTKQYTMDLERLYLQMWDHYAAGNKPDHLIKPVENTESA; from the exons ATGGCGGCGTCTGTGGGGAGCGTGGCGGATAGTACAG GGTTAGCGGAGTTGGCTCATCGTGAATATCAGGCCGGAGACTTTGAGGCAGCAGAAAGACATTGTATGCAGCTATGGAGACAAGAGCCTGATAATACCGGAGTACTTCTCCTCCTTTCGTCCATCCATTTCCAATGTCGCAGACTGGACAG GTCTGCACATTTTAGCACTCTGGCGATTAAACAGAATCCATTGCTAGCAGAGGCGTATTCCAACCTGGGAAATGTCTATAAAGAGCGAGGACAGCTACAGGAGGCCATTGAACATTACCGGCATGCTTTACGGCTCAAACCCGACTTCATTGATGGATACATCAACTTAGCTGCAGCTTTGGTGGCTGCTGGAGATATGGAGGGCGCAGTGCAAGCTTACGTGTCTGCCCTTCAGTACAATCCT GATTTGTACTGTGTTCGTAGTGACCTGGGTAATCTACTGAAAGCCCTAGGTCGCTTAGAAGAAGCTAAG GCCTGTTATTTGAAAGCAATTGAGACCCAACCAAACTTTGCTGTAGCTTGGAGCAATCTCGGATGTGTATTTAATGCGCAGGGTGAAATCTGGCTCGCCATTCATCATTTTGAGAAG GCTGTAACTCTGGATCCCAATTTCCTGGATGCTTACATTAACTTGGGGAATGTTCTCAAGGAAGCACGCATATTTGACAG AGCTGTTGCAGCATATTTACGAGCTCTCAGTCTTAGTCCTAACCATGCTGTGGTCCATGGAAATCTGGCCTGCGTGTATTATGAACAAGGGCTCATTGATCTGGCCATTGATACATACAGAAGAGCCATTGAATTGCAGCCGCACTTTCCTGATGCCTACTGTAATCTTGCCAATGCCCTCAAGGAAAAAGGCAGT GTGGTTGATGCTGAAGAATGTTACAATACGGCTCTTCGCCTGTGCCCTACACATGCCGATTCCCTGAATAACCTTGCCAACATTAAACGCGAACAAGGGAATATTGAGGAGGCGGTGCGTCTCTACAGAAAGGCTCTTGAG gtaTTCCCAGAATTTGCAGCTGCTCACTCCAATCTAGCCAGTGTCCTTCAACAGCAAGGCAAACTTCAAGAGGCTTTGATGCATTACAAGGAGGCCATTAG aataaGCCCAACATTTGCTGATGCTTATTCCAACATGGGCAATACGCTAAAAGAAATGCAAGATGTGCAGGGAGCTTTGCAGTGCTACACCAGAGCCATTCAGATTAATCCAGCTTTTGCTGATGCTCACAGTAACTTGGCATCCATTCATAAG gaCTCTGGAAATATTCCCGAAGCCATTGCTTCATATCGGACGGCTCTGAAACTGAAACCTGATTTCCCTGATGCTTACTGCAACCTGGCCCATTGTCTTCAG ATTGTCTGTGATTGGACGGATTATGATGAGCGTATGAAGAAGTTGGTCACCATTGTTGCAGATCAGTTGGAGAAGAACAGACTTCCCTCTGTCCATCCTCACCATAGCATGCTATACCCACTGTCCCATTCTTTCAGGAAAGCCATTGCTGAGAGGCATGGAAACCTGTGCTTGGACAAG ATTAATGTCCTTCACAAGCCACCATATGAACACCCCAAGGACCTAAAGGCCAGCGATGGCAGACTGCGGGTGGGTTATGTGAGCTCTGACTTTGGGAATCATCCCACCTCTCACCTGATGCAATCCATCCCCGGCATGCACAATCCAGACAAGTTTGAG ATTTTCTGTTATGCTCTGAGTCCAGATGATGGCACCAATTTCCGGGTGAAGGTGATGGCAGAAGCAAACCACTTTGTTGACTTGTCCCAG ATTCCATGTAATGGGAAGGCAGCTGATCGCATTCATCAGGATGGAGTTCACATTCTAGTTAATATGAACGGCTACACCAAAGGGGCCCGAAATGAATTGTTTGCTCTCAGAGCCGCCCCTATTCAG GCCATGTGGTTGGGTTATCCAGGAACAAGTGGAGCTCCATTTATGGATTTTATCATAACTGACAAGGAGACGTCTCCCATTGAAGTGGCAGAACAATACTCTGAGAAAATGGCATACATGCCCAACACTTTCTTCATTGGAGACCACGCCAACATGTTTCCTCATCTGAAG AAAAAAGCCGTCATAGACTTCAAGTCCAATGGCCATATATATGACAACAGAATCGTCCTGAATGGAATCGATCTGAAAGCTTTCCTGGAGACTCTGCCTGATGTCAAAATAGTGAAG ATGAAAGGTGCAGAGGGTACTGACACTTCAGACAGCAACTCCGCTCTCAGTATGCCAGTGATTCCCATGAATACCATTGCTGAAGCCGTCATTGAGATGATTAATAGGGGGCAGATCCAGATAACCATCAATGGGTTTAATATCAGCAATGGTCTGGCAACAACACAA ATCAATAATAAAGCAGCAACAGGTGAAGAGGTCCCTCGCACAATAATTGTCACCACACGGTCACAGTATGGATTACCCGAAGATGCCGTCGTCTACTGCAACTTTAACCAGCTGTATAAGATCGATCCTCCCACGCTGCAGATGTGGGCTAAT ATTCTGAAGCGAGTTCCAAACAGCGTCTTGTGGCTTTTACGGTTCCCTGCAGTAGGTGAGCCAAACATACAACAATATGCCCAGAATATGGGGCTTCCTCAGTCCAGGATTGTCTTCTCTCCAGTCGCTCCTAAAGAGGAACACGTTAGAAGAGGACAGCTGGCAGATGTGTGCTTGGATACCCCTCTGTGTAATGGGCACACCACCGGGATGGATGTCCTCTGGGCCGGCACTCCTATGGTCACTATGCCTG GTGATACTCTTGCATCTCGGGTTGCTGCATCACAGCTCACCTGTTTGGGCTGTCCAGAACTAATTGCTAAAACCAGACAGGATTATGAAGACATTGCAGTAAAGTTGGGCACAGATCTAGAATA CCTGAAGAAGATTCGTGCCAAGGTCTGGAAGCAGAGAATATCGAGCCCCCTCTTCAATACCAAACAGTACACCATGGATCTAGAGCGGTTGTATCTACAAATGTGGGATCATTATGCGGCTGGAAACAAACCCGACCATCTGATAAAGCCTGTGGAGAATACCGAATCGGCATAA
- the OGT gene encoding UDP-N-acetylglucosamine--peptide N-acetylglucosaminyltransferase 110 kDa subunit isoform X6, giving the protein MQLWRQEPDNTGVLLLLSSIHFQCRRLDRSAHFSTLAIKQNPLLAEAYSNLGNVYKERGQLQEAIEHYRHALRLKPDFIDGYINLAAALVAAGDMEGAVQAYVSALQYNPDLYCVRSDLGNLLKALGRLEEAKACYLKAIETQPNFAVAWSNLGCVFNAQGEIWLAIHHFEKAVTLDPNFLDAYINLGNVLKEARIFDRAVAAYLRALSLSPNHAVVHGNLACVYYEQGLIDLAIDTYRRAIELQPHFPDAYCNLANALKEKGSVVDAEECYNTALRLCPTHADSLNNLANIKREQGNIEEAVRLYRKALEVFPEFAAAHSNLASVLQQQGKLQEALMHYKEAIRISPTFADAYSNMGNTLKEMQDVQGALQCYTRAIQINPAFADAHSNLASIHKDSGNIPEAIASYRTALKLKPDFPDAYCNLAHCLQIVCDWTDYDERMKKLVTIVADQLEKNRLPSVHPHHSMLYPLSHSFRKAIAERHGNLCLDKINVLHKPPYEHPKDLKASDGRLRVGYVSSDFGNHPTSHLMQSIPGMHNPDKFEIFCYALSPDDGTNFRVKVMAEANHFVDLSQIPCNGKAADRIHQDGVHILVNMNGYTKGARNELFALRAAPIQAMWLGYPGTSGAPFMDFIITDKETSPIEVAEQYSEKMAYMPNTFFIGDHANMFPHLKKKAVIDFKSNGHIYDNRIVLNGIDLKAFLETLPDVKIVKMKGAEGTDTSDSNSALSMPVIPMNTIAEAVIEMINRGQIQITINGFNISNGLATTQINNKAATGEEVPRTIIVTTRSQYGLPEDAVVYCNFNQLYKIDPPTLQMWANILKRVPNSVLWLLRFPAVGEPNIQQYAQNMGLPQSRIVFSPVAPKEEHVRRGQLADVCLDTPLCNGHTTGMDVLWAGTPMVTMPAYLGDTLASRVAASQLTCLGCPELIAKTRQDYEDIAVKLGTDLEYLKKIRAKVWKQRISSPLFNTKQYTMDLERLYLQMWDHYAAGNKPDHLIKPVENTESA; this is encoded by the exons ATGCAGCTATGGAGACAAGAGCCTGATAATACCGGAGTACTTCTCCTCCTTTCGTCCATCCATTTCCAATGTCGCAGACTGGACAG GTCTGCACATTTTAGCACTCTGGCGATTAAACAGAATCCATTGCTAGCAGAGGCGTATTCCAACCTGGGAAATGTCTATAAAGAGCGAGGACAGCTACAGGAGGCCATTGAACATTACCGGCATGCTTTACGGCTCAAACCCGACTTCATTGATGGATACATCAACTTAGCTGCAGCTTTGGTGGCTGCTGGAGATATGGAGGGCGCAGTGCAAGCTTACGTGTCTGCCCTTCAGTACAATCCT GATTTGTACTGTGTTCGTAGTGACCTGGGTAATCTACTGAAAGCCCTAGGTCGCTTAGAAGAAGCTAAG GCCTGTTATTTGAAAGCAATTGAGACCCAACCAAACTTTGCTGTAGCTTGGAGCAATCTCGGATGTGTATTTAATGCGCAGGGTGAAATCTGGCTCGCCATTCATCATTTTGAGAAG GCTGTAACTCTGGATCCCAATTTCCTGGATGCTTACATTAACTTGGGGAATGTTCTCAAGGAAGCACGCATATTTGACAG AGCTGTTGCAGCATATTTACGAGCTCTCAGTCTTAGTCCTAACCATGCTGTGGTCCATGGAAATCTGGCCTGCGTGTATTATGAACAAGGGCTCATTGATCTGGCCATTGATACATACAGAAGAGCCATTGAATTGCAGCCGCACTTTCCTGATGCCTACTGTAATCTTGCCAATGCCCTCAAGGAAAAAGGCAGT GTGGTTGATGCTGAAGAATGTTACAATACGGCTCTTCGCCTGTGCCCTACACATGCCGATTCCCTGAATAACCTTGCCAACATTAAACGCGAACAAGGGAATATTGAGGAGGCGGTGCGTCTCTACAGAAAGGCTCTTGAG gtaTTCCCAGAATTTGCAGCTGCTCACTCCAATCTAGCCAGTGTCCTTCAACAGCAAGGCAAACTTCAAGAGGCTTTGATGCATTACAAGGAGGCCATTAG aataaGCCCAACATTTGCTGATGCTTATTCCAACATGGGCAATACGCTAAAAGAAATGCAAGATGTGCAGGGAGCTTTGCAGTGCTACACCAGAGCCATTCAGATTAATCCAGCTTTTGCTGATGCTCACAGTAACTTGGCATCCATTCATAAG gaCTCTGGAAATATTCCCGAAGCCATTGCTTCATATCGGACGGCTCTGAAACTGAAACCTGATTTCCCTGATGCTTACTGCAACCTGGCCCATTGTCTTCAG ATTGTCTGTGATTGGACGGATTATGATGAGCGTATGAAGAAGTTGGTCACCATTGTTGCAGATCAGTTGGAGAAGAACAGACTTCCCTCTGTCCATCCTCACCATAGCATGCTATACCCACTGTCCCATTCTTTCAGGAAAGCCATTGCTGAGAGGCATGGAAACCTGTGCTTGGACAAG ATTAATGTCCTTCACAAGCCACCATATGAACACCCCAAGGACCTAAAGGCCAGCGATGGCAGACTGCGGGTGGGTTATGTGAGCTCTGACTTTGGGAATCATCCCACCTCTCACCTGATGCAATCCATCCCCGGCATGCACAATCCAGACAAGTTTGAG ATTTTCTGTTATGCTCTGAGTCCAGATGATGGCACCAATTTCCGGGTGAAGGTGATGGCAGAAGCAAACCACTTTGTTGACTTGTCCCAG ATTCCATGTAATGGGAAGGCAGCTGATCGCATTCATCAGGATGGAGTTCACATTCTAGTTAATATGAACGGCTACACCAAAGGGGCCCGAAATGAATTGTTTGCTCTCAGAGCCGCCCCTATTCAG GCCATGTGGTTGGGTTATCCAGGAACAAGTGGAGCTCCATTTATGGATTTTATCATAACTGACAAGGAGACGTCTCCCATTGAAGTGGCAGAACAATACTCTGAGAAAATGGCATACATGCCCAACACTTTCTTCATTGGAGACCACGCCAACATGTTTCCTCATCTGAAG AAAAAAGCCGTCATAGACTTCAAGTCCAATGGCCATATATATGACAACAGAATCGTCCTGAATGGAATCGATCTGAAAGCTTTCCTGGAGACTCTGCCTGATGTCAAAATAGTGAAG ATGAAAGGTGCAGAGGGTACTGACACTTCAGACAGCAACTCCGCTCTCAGTATGCCAGTGATTCCCATGAATACCATTGCTGAAGCCGTCATTGAGATGATTAATAGGGGGCAGATCCAGATAACCATCAATGGGTTTAATATCAGCAATGGTCTGGCAACAACACAA ATCAATAATAAAGCAGCAACAGGTGAAGAGGTCCCTCGCACAATAATTGTCACCACACGGTCACAGTATGGATTACCCGAAGATGCCGTCGTCTACTGCAACTTTAACCAGCTGTATAAGATCGATCCTCCCACGCTGCAGATGTGGGCTAAT ATTCTGAAGCGAGTTCCAAACAGCGTCTTGTGGCTTTTACGGTTCCCTGCAGTAGGTGAGCCAAACATACAACAATATGCCCAGAATATGGGGCTTCCTCAGTCCAGGATTGTCTTCTCTCCAGTCGCTCCTAAAGAGGAACACGTTAGAAGAGGACAGCTGGCAGATGTGTGCTTGGATACCCCTCTGTGTAATGGGCACACCACCGGGATGGATGTCCTCTGGGCCGGCACTCCTATGGTCACTATGCC TGCATACTTAGGTGATACTCTTGCATCTCGGGTTGCTGCATCACAGCTCACCTGTTTGGGCTGTCCAGAACTAATTGCTAAAACCAGACAGGATTATGAAGACATTGCAGTAAAGTTGGGCACAGATCTAGAATA CCTGAAGAAGATTCGTGCCAAGGTCTGGAAGCAGAGAATATCGAGCCCCCTCTTCAATACCAAACAGTACACCATGGATCTAGAGCGGTTGTATCTACAAATGTGGGATCATTATGCGGCTGGAAACAAACCCGACCATCTGATAAAGCCTGTGGAGAATACCGAATCGGCATAA
- the OGT gene encoding UDP-N-acetylglucosamine--peptide N-acetylglucosaminyltransferase 110 kDa subunit isoform X4: MAASVGSVADSTGLAELAHREYQAGDFEAAERHCMQLWRQEPDNTGVLLLLSSIHFQCRRLDRSAHFSTLAIKQNPLLAEAYSNLGNVYKERGQLQEAIEHYRHALRLKPDFIDGYINLAAALVAAGDMEGAVQAYVSALQYNPDLYCVRSDLGNLLKALGRLEEAKACYLKAIETQPNFAVAWSNLGCVFNAQGEIWLAIHHFEKAVTLDPNFLDAYINLGNVLKEARIFDRAVAAYLRALSLSPNHAVVHGNLACVYYEQGLIDLAIDTYRRAIELQPHFPDAYCNLANALKEKGSVVDAEECYNTALRLCPTHADSLNNLANIKREQGNIEEAVRLYRKALEVFPEFAAAHSNLASVLQQQGKLQEALMHYKEAIRISPTFADAYSNMGNTLKEMQDVQGALQCYTRAIQINPAFADAHSNLASIHKDSGNIPEAIASYRTALKLKPDFPDAYCNLAHCLQIVCDWTDYDERMKKLVTIVADQLEKNRLPSVHPHHSMLYPLSHSFRKAIAERHGNLCLDKINVLHKPPYEHPKDLKASDGRLRVGYVSSDFGNHPTSHLMQSIPGMHNPDKFEIFCYALSPDDGTNFRVKVMAEANHFVDLSQIPCNGKAADRIHQDGVHILVNMNGYTKGARNELFALRAAPIQAMWLGYPGTSGAPFMDFIITDKETSPIEVAEQYSEKMAYMPNTFFIGDHANMFPHLKKKAVIDFKSNGHIYDNRIVLNGIDLKAFLETLPDVKIVKMKGAEGTDTSDSNSALSMPVIPMNTIAEAVIEMINRGQIQITINGFNISNGLATTQINNKAATGEEVPRTIIVTTRSQYGLPEDAVVYCNFNQLYKIDPPTLQMWANILKRVPNSVLWLLRFPAVGEPNIQQYAQNMGLPQSRIVFSPVAPKEEHVRRGQLADVCLDTPLCNGHTTGMDVLWAGTPMVTMPAYLGDTLASRVAASQLTCLGCPELIAKTRQDYEDIAVKLGTDLEYLKKIRAKVWKQRISSPLFNTKQYTMDLERLYLQMWDHYAAGNKPDHLIKPVENTESA; encoded by the exons ATGGCGGCGTCTGTGGGGAGCGTGGCGGATAGTACAG GGTTAGCGGAGTTGGCTCATCGTGAATATCAGGCCGGAGACTTTGAGGCAGCAGAAAGACATTGTATGCAGCTATGGAGACAAGAGCCTGATAATACCGGAGTACTTCTCCTCCTTTCGTCCATCCATTTCCAATGTCGCAGACTGGACAG GTCTGCACATTTTAGCACTCTGGCGATTAAACAGAATCCATTGCTAGCAGAGGCGTATTCCAACCTGGGAAATGTCTATAAAGAGCGAGGACAGCTACAGGAGGCCATTGAACATTACCGGCATGCTTTACGGCTCAAACCCGACTTCATTGATGGATACATCAACTTAGCTGCAGCTTTGGTGGCTGCTGGAGATATGGAGGGCGCAGTGCAAGCTTACGTGTCTGCCCTTCAGTACAATCCT GATTTGTACTGTGTTCGTAGTGACCTGGGTAATCTACTGAAAGCCCTAGGTCGCTTAGAAGAAGCTAAG GCCTGTTATTTGAAAGCAATTGAGACCCAACCAAACTTTGCTGTAGCTTGGAGCAATCTCGGATGTGTATTTAATGCGCAGGGTGAAATCTGGCTCGCCATTCATCATTTTGAGAAG GCTGTAACTCTGGATCCCAATTTCCTGGATGCTTACATTAACTTGGGGAATGTTCTCAAGGAAGCACGCATATTTGACAG AGCTGTTGCAGCATATTTACGAGCTCTCAGTCTTAGTCCTAACCATGCTGTGGTCCATGGAAATCTGGCCTGCGTGTATTATGAACAAGGGCTCATTGATCTGGCCATTGATACATACAGAAGAGCCATTGAATTGCAGCCGCACTTTCCTGATGCCTACTGTAATCTTGCCAATGCCCTCAAGGAAAAAGGCAGT GTGGTTGATGCTGAAGAATGTTACAATACGGCTCTTCGCCTGTGCCCTACACATGCCGATTCCCTGAATAACCTTGCCAACATTAAACGCGAACAAGGGAATATTGAGGAGGCGGTGCGTCTCTACAGAAAGGCTCTTGAG gtaTTCCCAGAATTTGCAGCTGCTCACTCCAATCTAGCCAGTGTCCTTCAACAGCAAGGCAAACTTCAAGAGGCTTTGATGCATTACAAGGAGGCCATTAG aataaGCCCAACATTTGCTGATGCTTATTCCAACATGGGCAATACGCTAAAAGAAATGCAAGATGTGCAGGGAGCTTTGCAGTGCTACACCAGAGCCATTCAGATTAATCCAGCTTTTGCTGATGCTCACAGTAACTTGGCATCCATTCATAAG gaCTCTGGAAATATTCCCGAAGCCATTGCTTCATATCGGACGGCTCTGAAACTGAAACCTGATTTCCCTGATGCTTACTGCAACCTGGCCCATTGTCTTCAG ATTGTCTGTGATTGGACGGATTATGATGAGCGTATGAAGAAGTTGGTCACCATTGTTGCAGATCAGTTGGAGAAGAACAGACTTCCCTCTGTCCATCCTCACCATAGCATGCTATACCCACTGTCCCATTCTTTCAGGAAAGCCATTGCTGAGAGGCATGGAAACCTGTGCTTGGACAAG ATTAATGTCCTTCACAAGCCACCATATGAACACCCCAAGGACCTAAAGGCCAGCGATGGCAGACTGCGGGTGGGTTATGTGAGCTCTGACTTTGGGAATCATCCCACCTCTCACCTGATGCAATCCATCCCCGGCATGCACAATCCAGACAAGTTTGAG ATTTTCTGTTATGCTCTGAGTCCAGATGATGGCACCAATTTCCGGGTGAAGGTGATGGCAGAAGCAAACCACTTTGTTGACTTGTCCCAG ATTCCATGTAATGGGAAGGCAGCTGATCGCATTCATCAGGATGGAGTTCACATTCTAGTTAATATGAACGGCTACACCAAAGGGGCCCGAAATGAATTGTTTGCTCTCAGAGCCGCCCCTATTCAG GCCATGTGGTTGGGTTATCCAGGAACAAGTGGAGCTCCATTTATGGATTTTATCATAACTGACAAGGAGACGTCTCCCATTGAAGTGGCAGAACAATACTCTGAGAAAATGGCATACATGCCCAACACTTTCTTCATTGGAGACCACGCCAACATGTTTCCTCATCTGAAG AAAAAAGCCGTCATAGACTTCAAGTCCAATGGCCATATATATGACAACAGAATCGTCCTGAATGGAATCGATCTGAAAGCTTTCCTGGAGACTCTGCCTGATGTCAAAATAGTGAAG ATGAAAGGTGCAGAGGGTACTGACACTTCAGACAGCAACTCCGCTCTCAGTATGCCAGTGATTCCCATGAATACCATTGCTGAAGCCGTCATTGAGATGATTAATAGGGGGCAGATCCAGATAACCATCAATGGGTTTAATATCAGCAATGGTCTGGCAACAACACAA ATCAATAATAAAGCAGCAACAGGTGAAGAGGTCCCTCGCACAATAATTGTCACCACACGGTCACAGTATGGATTACCCGAAGATGCCGTCGTCTACTGCAACTTTAACCAGCTGTATAAGATCGATCCTCCCACGCTGCAGATGTGGGCTAAT ATTCTGAAGCGAGTTCCAAACAGCGTCTTGTGGCTTTTACGGTTCCCTGCAGTAGGTGAGCCAAACATACAACAATATGCCCAGAATATGGGGCTTCCTCAGTCCAGGATTGTCTTCTCTCCAGTCGCTCCTAAAGAGGAACACGTTAGAAGAGGACAGCTGGCAGATGTGTGCTTGGATACCCCTCTGTGTAATGGGCACACCACCGGGATGGATGTCCTCTGGGCCGGCACTCCTATGGTCACTATGCC TGCATACTTAGGTGATACTCTTGCATCTCGGGTTGCTGCATCACAGCTCACCTGTTTGGGCTGTCCAGAACTAATTGCTAAAACCAGACAGGATTATGAAGACATTGCAGTAAAGTTGGGCACAGATCTAGAATA CCTGAAGAAGATTCGTGCCAAGGTCTGGAAGCAGAGAATATCGAGCCCCCTCTTCAATACCAAACAGTACACCATGGATCTAGAGCGGTTGTATCTACAAATGTGGGATCATTATGCGGCTGGAAACAAACCCGACCATCTGATAAAGCCTGTGGAGAATACCGAATCGGCATAA